In the Arthrobacter sp. 31Y genome, one interval contains:
- a CDS encoding VOC family protein, whose protein sequence is MNISLKYAHVTVNDLDESLAFYRDALGFDVRNDVGSDGQRWVTLGSDAQPDLELVLSPPHAGRSQADGDAIQELLTKGVMPMLVFTTDDLDATFEKLRASGAEVLQEPIEQPWGPRDCAFRDPSGNMIRINQG, encoded by the coding sequence ATGAACATTTCATTGAAGTACGCACACGTCACCGTCAACGATCTCGACGAGTCACTCGCCTTCTACCGCGACGCCTTGGGCTTCGATGTGCGGAACGACGTCGGCTCTGACGGCCAGCGCTGGGTCACCCTGGGCAGCGATGCCCAGCCGGACTTGGAACTGGTCTTGTCCCCTCCGCATGCCGGGCGTTCGCAGGCCGACGGCGACGCGATCCAGGAACTCCTGACCAAGGGCGTCATGCCCATGCTCGTGTTCACCACGGACGATCTTGACGCCACCTTTGAGAAACTGCGGGCGTCCGGCGCCGAAGTTCTCCAAGAACCGATCGAGCAGCCGTGGGGACCGCGCGACTGCGCCTTCCGCGACCCCTCCGGCAACATGATCCGCATTAACCAGGGCTGA
- a CDS encoding helix-turn-helix transcriptional regulator has protein sequence MTPQELANLAHLRRARDFIDREYARPLDVPTMAAGALMSPAHFSRQFKAAYGESPYNYLMTRRIERAMALLRAGTSVTDACMEVGCTSLGSFSTRFTEIVGINPSEYRAREHHAVKAMPTCIAKQHTRPERTGSKNLSRIEEAPAS, from the coding sequence ATGACTCCGCAGGAACTGGCCAACCTGGCCCATCTGCGGCGCGCCCGCGACTTCATAGATCGCGAATATGCGCGTCCATTGGATGTGCCCACCATGGCTGCCGGCGCCCTGATGTCCCCCGCGCATTTCTCCCGCCAGTTCAAGGCTGCCTACGGCGAATCGCCGTACAACTACCTCATGACCAGGCGGATCGAACGGGCCATGGCGCTGCTCCGGGCGGGAACTTCCGTCACCGACGCTTGCATGGAAGTCGGCTGTACGTCATTGGGTTCCTTCAGCACGCGCTTCACGGAAATCGTCGGCATCAACCCCAGCGAATACCGCGCCCGGGAGCACCACGCCGTCAAGGCCATGCCCACCTGCATTGCCAAGCAGCACACACGTCCCGAAAGAACCGGTAGCAAGAACCTGAGCAGGATTGAAGAAGCGCCCGCGTCGTAG
- a CDS encoding alpha/beta hydrolase, producing the protein MESVVWSKPENQRKGTPLLVMMHGYGTSEQRMVNLFPHLPGEFSCAALRGPKVIGDDYGWFLLDYFLTNDFSDVIASTNSVFDWINSVKDNHSSVSLLGYSQGMAMASTLLRLRPTAFKATVGLSGFVLDNDLLALSESFDTPPPFFWGRDKADPVINEDAIDHTEEWLNANVALTARTYPGMGHRIEPPELVDVSAFLKYYVLG; encoded by the coding sequence ATGGAATCAGTGGTGTGGTCGAAGCCCGAAAACCAGCGCAAGGGCACGCCGTTGCTGGTGATGATGCACGGTTATGGCACCAGCGAGCAGCGCATGGTCAATCTCTTCCCGCACCTTCCCGGCGAGTTCAGCTGTGCCGCGCTGCGCGGCCCCAAGGTCATTGGCGACGATTACGGCTGGTTCCTCCTGGACTACTTCCTGACCAACGACTTCTCGGATGTCATCGCGTCCACCAACTCGGTGTTCGATTGGATCAATTCCGTCAAGGACAATCACAGTAGCGTCAGCCTCTTGGGCTACTCGCAGGGCATGGCCATGGCCAGTACGCTCCTCCGCCTGCGGCCCACCGCGTTCAAGGCAACCGTGGGCCTGTCCGGGTTCGTCCTGGACAACGATCTCCTGGCCCTGAGTGAATCCTTTGACACCCCGCCGCCCTTCTTCTGGGGGCGGGACAAAGCCGATCCCGTGATCAATGAGGACGCCATAGACCACACGGAGGAGTGGTTGAACGCCAATGTAGCCCTGACGGCGCGAACCTACCCGGGAATGGGACACAGGATCGAGCCGCCCGAGCTGGTGGATGTGAGCGCCTTCCTGAAGTACTACGTCCTGGGGTAA
- a CDS encoding LacI family DNA-binding transcriptional regulator, which translates to MTIQDVAVLSGLSICTVSRALRNLPNVSEKAQRQVAEAASKLGYKASAAASRLAGGNTGSVAIVAPTATAWFFAQAVEAAEEIFGDSGYDTVLISLRNKASVRRQFFADLEGLAQRVDGLLLLNVDLTPQEMEALEACGMAVASVGMGNVPWDNVGIDDEHAAWQATQHLLGLGHWDLAVLSSNEHSVATETPRFRGFKRALDEHHLTVHPDFVVGAGPSIDDGRRAMTELIARGAKPTAVFAHCDEAAFGALTALREHGLSVPKHVSVIGIDDHPMSWFLGLSTVAQPVADQGAFAANLLCERLLNTEAPHQPSNHLLDTKLIERKTTRHKR; encoded by the coding sequence GTGACAATCCAGGACGTTGCCGTTCTCTCCGGATTGTCCATTTGCACGGTGTCGCGGGCTCTCAGGAATCTCCCCAATGTTTCTGAAAAAGCACAACGACAAGTGGCGGAAGCCGCCAGCAAACTTGGCTACAAAGCCTCAGCCGCGGCGTCCAGATTGGCGGGCGGCAATACGGGGTCGGTGGCTATCGTTGCCCCGACCGCTACGGCCTGGTTCTTCGCCCAGGCTGTGGAGGCGGCAGAGGAAATCTTTGGCGACAGCGGTTACGACACCGTCCTGATCAGCCTCCGCAACAAGGCCAGTGTGCGGCGGCAGTTCTTTGCCGACCTGGAGGGCCTTGCGCAGCGTGTGGATGGGCTGCTCCTGCTCAATGTTGACCTCACGCCCCAGGAAATGGAAGCGTTGGAAGCCTGCGGGATGGCCGTAGCCAGCGTGGGTATGGGAAATGTTCCGTGGGACAATGTAGGTATCGATGACGAGCACGCGGCCTGGCAGGCAACCCAACACCTGCTGGGGCTGGGCCATTGGGACTTGGCAGTTCTCTCGAGCAATGAACACTCGGTTGCGACAGAGACCCCTCGGTTCCGTGGCTTCAAGCGCGCGCTGGATGAACACCACCTCACCGTCCACCCGGACTTTGTGGTGGGCGCCGGGCCAAGTATCGACGACGGCAGGCGGGCGATGACTGAACTCATCGCCCGGGGCGCAAAGCCCACTGCAGTTTTCGCCCACTGTGACGAAGCTGCCTTCGGGGCCTTGACGGCGCTCCGCGAACACGGTTTGTCCGTGCCCAAGCACGTCTCCGTGATTGGCATCGACGACCACCCCATGAGCTGGTTCCTTGGCCTGAGTACAGTGGCGCAGCCCGTGGCCGACCAAGGTGCCTTCGCAGCGAACCTGCTGTGTGAACGCCTGCTGAATACTGAAGCTCCCCATCAACCCTCCAACCACCTGCTCGATACCAAGCTCATCGAACGCAAAACCACGCGCCACAAGCGCTGA
- a CDS encoding HAD family hydrolase, whose amino-acid sequence MHMTDLRNAWTGASALLFDLDGVLTPTAVVHEHAWQELFDGYLSEAGHPQGYQESDYFDHIDGKPRFDGVRDFLASRGITLPEGPVHDHPDNQTVQGLGNRKNAIFNEIVNSRGVEPYEGSVKFINAAVELGLKVAVVSSSRNAPAVLKAAGLDHHFEVVVDGQVAAGVGLPGKPDPATYVYAAGLLEVPVEECIVVEDAVSGVQAGAGANFYSVIGVDRGAGRQTLLDAGATLVVDDLNDLL is encoded by the coding sequence ATGCACATGACTGATCTTCGTAATGCCTGGACTGGCGCTTCGGCGCTGTTGTTCGACCTCGACGGCGTGCTGACGCCCACTGCCGTGGTGCATGAGCATGCGTGGCAGGAACTGTTCGATGGCTACCTCTCCGAAGCTGGCCACCCCCAGGGCTACCAAGAGAGCGACTACTTCGACCACATTGATGGGAAGCCGCGCTTCGATGGCGTCCGGGATTTCCTGGCTTCGCGCGGCATCACCCTGCCCGAGGGCCCGGTCCATGACCACCCGGACAACCAGACCGTGCAGGGCTTGGGCAACCGGAAGAACGCCATCTTCAATGAGATTGTGAACTCCCGTGGTGTTGAGCCGTACGAGGGCTCGGTCAAGTTCATCAATGCCGCCGTGGAGCTGGGACTGAAAGTGGCGGTGGTGTCCTCATCCCGCAACGCGCCCGCGGTATTGAAGGCCGCCGGACTTGACCACCACTTCGAGGTGGTGGTGGACGGCCAGGTGGCTGCCGGCGTCGGGCTTCCCGGTAAGCCGGACCCGGCCACGTATGTCTATGCAGCGGGACTGTTGGAGGTGCCTGTGGAGGAATGCATCGTGGTTGAGGATGCAGTGTCCGGTGTGCAAGCCGGGGCGGGCGCTAACTTTTACTCCGTGATCGGCGTGGACCGCGGTGCGGGCCGCCAAACTTTGCTGGACGCCGGCGCCACGCTGGTGGTCGACGACCTCAACGATCTTCTCTAA